One Chitinispirillum alkaliphilum genomic window, GTAGGTCTTGATTTTTCAGCTGGTGAAGCCAGTTGTGATTTAGCGCTGTATTCGGAATTCAAGTCAAAAGAGGCTCTTAGCTATTACCAAGAACACCCGCTTCATAAGGCAATTCTTCCTTTTGTAGCAGAAGCACGCACAGAAAGACGCGTAGTGGATTATGAGAAATAATACTTTAAGGTGACCTCTAAAAATCTATGTTGAAACCGAAAATTCAATTGTTCATTATCAAAATTAATTCAATTAGTTGACATAAGGGGGTTTTGTTCGGGACTTCGGACAAAAAATTGCGATAATGATCCAATATGTGAGGATATAGTTCCCCCTATTTTGTACTGTTTATGCATAGCGAGCCACCGTCTCATATCGAGTAATGTTGTAAACGGTA contains:
- a CDS encoding Stress responsive alpha-beta barrel domain protein Dabb — protein: MVKHIVFWKLKESAHGNSAAENAKIIKEKLEALGGKIDGLIHIEVGLDFSAGEASCDLALYSEFKSKEALSYYQEHPLHKAILPFVAEARTERRVVDYEK